Proteins encoded by one window of Puntigrus tetrazona isolate hp1 chromosome 17, ASM1883169v1, whole genome shotgun sequence:
- the gdf7 gene encoding growth/differentiation factor 6-A — MTPKKTAAPFLWFSFCFGNVLEAVVLGSVQYPSDNGLHSHLDARGPAEASASSRNDSTSVHVPSYMISLYRTLSELDRRGSNGSQTRSRRYANTVTSFIDLGQDEPSLKHHQQYTFDLAGLSRLDELMEVELRVLRRPPPDVLSLLFSGGNLYRLLLHTCSLPGSSYQPLLLTSRTIDLLDTTSATWDVFDVGANVKTHLKLHRAAEGSRPLCFSISVVSDSNNEVVHPSMLGLSHEDQQTHEKALLVAFTRARRKENLFREIREKIKAMKSRKFPNPAPEHGIKGHPRHRRRRRTALAGRSGVGPATGSVAGGGKGGGRRRTRCSRKPLHVNFKELGWDDWIIAPLDYEAYHCEGLCDFPLRSHLEPTNHAIIQTLMNSMDPESTPPSCCVPSKLSPISILYIDSGNNVVYKQYEDMVVESCGCR, encoded by the exons ATGACTCCCAAGAAGACTGCCGCTCCCTTCCTatggttttctttttgctttggGAATGTTCTTGAGGCAGTGGTGCTGGGATCGGTGCAGTACCCCTCTGATAACGGGCTCCACTCACATCTGGATGCGCGCGGTCCTGCAGAAGCCAGCGCGAGCTCTCGGAACGACTCCACATCTGTTCATGTTCCGTCTTACATGATCTCTCTGTACAGGACTCTGTCGGAACTGGACCGACGGGGAAGTAACGGCAGCCAGACGCGCTCCAGGAGATATGCCAATACAGTGACCAGCTTCATTGATCTGGGACAAG ACGAGCCTTCTCTAAAGCACCACCAGCAGTACACATTCGACCTGGCTGGTCTCTCGCGACTGGATGAACTGATGGAGGTGGAGCTCCGGGTTTTGAGGAGGCCACCGCCTGATGTCTTAAGTTTACTCTTCTCTGGTGGGAACCTTTACCGACTACTCCTTCACACCTGCTCCCTCCCAGGATCCTCCTACCAACCTCTGCTCCTCACCTCCAGGACCATTGATCTTCTAGATACCACTTCAGCCACATGGGACGTGTTTGACGTTGGTGCAAACGTGAAAACGCACCTGAAGTTGCACAGGGCCGCAGAAGGCAGCAGGCCATTGTGCTTCAGCATATCGGTCGTTTCTGATTCAAATAACGAGGTGGTGCATCCCAGCATGCTCGGTCTGAGCCACGAGGACCAGCAGACCCATGAAAAGGCCTTACTGGTAGCTTTCACTCGAGCTCGGAGGAAGGAGAACCTTTTTAGGGAAATCCGTGAGAAGATAAAGGCCATGAAAAGTCGTAAATTTCCTAATCCTGCACCGGAGCATGGTATCAAAGGTCATCCAAGGCATCGGAGGAGGAGGCGGACTGCATTAGCAGGCCGTTCTGGTGTAGGACCCGCGACAGGGAGTGTTGCCGGTGGAGGAAAGGGTGGTGGCAGACGGAGAACACGTTGCAGCCGGAAGCCGCTTCACGTGAACTTCAAAGAACTGGGTTGGGACGACTGGATTATTGCGCCACTAGATTACGAAGCGTATCACTGTGAGGGTTTGTGTGACTTTCCCTTGCGCTCACACTTGGAGCCGACCAACCACGCCATCATCCAGACTCTCATGAACTCCATGGACCCGGAGTCCACCCCTCCCAGTTGTTGTGTTCCTTCTAAACTCAGTCCTATTAGCATCCTGTATATCGACTCTGGGAATAATGTGGTTTATAAACAGTACGAGGACATGGTGGTGGAGAGCTGTGGGTGCAGGTAG